DNA from Chryseobacterium wanjuense:
TTGAGATCGGCAGTTTTCGTACGATGTAATGATTGTAAAGAAAAACGAAACAGATTTGCTCTTCATGGCTTCTTTGGAAGCAGCGATGTAGGCCAGAAAACGGTTTAATCCCAAAAAATAAAAATATTTCCCATAATATTCTGCCGGTCTTATCGTATAATCTGCGCCTTTTACCTTGATTAATTTTACGTGCAATTCAGGGAGAACAACTTCCTTCCAACCCAGATTTTCAAGCAGAATAGAATCAATATTATCCCAGCCTAATGTTTCCCGTAACCCTCCCATTTGGAGAAAACTTTCCTTTCTATACGCTTTCATCGGGCCCCGGACATGGTGTTTATTAGAGTTTCCTTCGTATACCCAATCTCCATTTTTTTCAATATATAATAGTCCGCCAACCAAACCGTAATTTGAATTGCTTTTAAAAGACTTTTCAAGAATTTCAAGGTAATTTTCGGGTAGAATGATATCTGCATCAAATTTACAAATGATTTCAAACTCATCCATATTCTGCGTATTCAAGCCGTTTTTGAAAGCATTAACAACTTTTGAGCCCGGCTGATGTGCAGATTTTTCAAGATTAATGGTTTCAAAACGCGTATCGTTATCAATATATTTCTTAATAACTTCTGCTGTTTTGTCCGTAGACCCGTCGTTGACAACCACTATTTTAAAATCCTTAAAACTTTGCTGTTGTAAAGAATTGAGAGTAAACGGAAGATTATTTTCCTCGTTATGCGCAGGA
Protein-coding regions in this window:
- a CDS encoding glycosyltransferase — translated: MRFLIIIPAHNEENNLPFTLNSLQQQSFKDFKIVVVNDGSTDKTAEVIKKYIDNDTRFETINLEKSAHQPGSKVVNAFKNGLNTQNMDEFEIICKFDADIILPENYLEILEKSFKSNSNYGLVGGLLYIEKNGDWVYEGNSNKHHVRGPMKAYRKESFLQMGGLRETLGWDNIDSILLENLGWKEVVLPELHVKLIKVKGADYTIRPAEYYGKYFYFLGLNRFLAYIAASKEAMKSKSVSFFFTIITSYENCRSQKLELKISKEEQEVINNQRWNMLKKKWLKM